The genomic interval AGCTTCTGGAGGTCGCCCATGTCCCGGTCGGTCAGCAGCCCCAGCTCGTGGTAGCGGGAGATGCGGGCCGCGTAGTCGAGCGGGGCGTCGAAGGTGCCCGCCGGGGGACGCCAGGCGTTGAGCCGGCAGACCGCGCCGAGCGCCGCCCTGATGTCCGCGCGAGGCGGAGCCTCCGCCGGATGCCGGTGCAGCGCCGCCACCCGTCCGGGCATCCGCTCGATGACCAGGGTGCAGTTGTCGGGGTCCGCCGCGATCAGCCGCGGCACACGCACCGGAGGCCGGTGCCGGACGAACGAACGGTAGGCGGCTATTTCGTGCCGGATCCGCTCGGCCCAGACGGGGGAGTGGTCGAGTAAACACTTGGCGACGGCCGTGCTGCGTCCCGTCGTACCGACCAGGAGCACGGAGCGTCCGCTGCGGCGCAGCACCTGCACCGGGGCGAACTCCGGGCAGATCCGGTGCACCGACGCGATCGCCGTGCGCAGCTGGGCGCCCTGGGGGCCGGACAAGTCGAGTCTCCCGCTGAGCGGTTGGGTGCCGAGCCCCGGAACGCGCCGTGCCCTGCCCGTACCCGGTACGGGGGCCGTCGGCCGCGCGGGGTCGAGGTAGGGGCCACCGCCCGGGCGGAGATGCGGCGACCGGGGCGGGGCGGACACGGAGGACGATGCTGCGTACATGGGCGAGACAGATCCCTTCGTGTGCCTGCTGTGCCTGGAGAAGCAGCGCGCCGCCCGGCCCGGACCACCGGGTGCACCCTGGGGAATGTCCCTGTGCGGTCCGGGTCGGGGTGGCGCGTTCCTACCTCAACGCATATGCCCCGTGGCACACCATCTGGCGGACCCTGGCGAACCCTGGCGAATAGTCCCGGAGCAACTGACCCGGGGCTACTGTCAACTCAGCCGAGAACCTGGGGGCTTGACGTGAGCGGACAACCCAACACCCGACTTTCGGACCTGTTCGGCCTGGCCGGCTGGTCCAAGGGTGAACTCGCGAGGCTGGTCAACCGGCAGGCGGCGGCCATGGGCCATCCCCAGCTGTCGACCGACACCTCCCGGGTGCGGCGCTGGATCGACATGGGAGAGATCCCGCGCGATCCCGTGCCGCGGGTGCTGGCAGCTCTGTTCACCGAGCGTCTCGGCCGTGTCGTGACCATCGAGGACCTCGGTCTGGCCCGGCACGGGCGTACGGGAAAACGGCAGGGCGACGGGAGCGCGGAACATCCCGACGGCATGCCGTGGGCGCCCGACCGAACCGCTGCGGTCCTCACCGAATTCACGGGAATGGACCTCATGCTCAACCGACGCGGCTTGGTGGGTGCGGGTGCCGCGCTCACCGCGGGATCCGTGCTCAGCAGCGCCATGCACGACTGGCTGCACACCGATCCGGCCCTCACCGCCGATGCCCCCCAGTTCGACGACCCCCTGCACGCCGACCCCGCCGGGTTCGACCGTTACGAGGCCGCCCCCATCGGGTCGCAGGAGATCGAGGAGCTGGAGCGCTCCGTCGAAGTGTTCCGGGCCTGGGACGCGGCCCGCGGCGGCGGCCTCCAGCGCAAGGCGGTCGTGGGCCAGCTCAACGAGGTGGGCGGCATGCTCGCCTACCGGCACCCCGACCATCTCCAGCGGCGCCTGTGGGGTGTCGCCGCCAACCTGGCCGTCCTCGCGGGCTGGATGTCCCACGACGTCGGCCTCGAACCCACCGCCCAGAAGTACTTCGTGATCGCCGCGCATGCCGCGCGGGAGGGCGGTGACCGGCCCCGCGCCGGCGAGGCGCTCTCCCGGGCGGCCCGCCAGATGGTGCACCTGGGCCGGCCCGACGACGCGCTCGACCTGATGAAGCTCGCCCGATCCGGTTCCGGCGACGAGGTGCTGCCCCGCACCAAGGCGATGCTCTACACCATCGAGGCCTGGGCACAGGCCTCGATGGGCAAGGGCCAGGCCATGCGCCGCACCCTCGGACAGGCGGAGGACCTCTTCGTCTCCGACAAGAGCGACGTGCCGTCACCGAGCTGGATGCAGACCTTCAAGGAGGAGGACCTTTACGGCATGCAGGCCCTGGCCTACCGCACGCTGGCCGAGCACGATCCGAGTGCGGCCGCGCACGCCCAGCACTACGCGGAGAAGGCCCTCGCCCTGCGGATCGACGGACGTCAGCGGTCGAAGATCTTCGACTTCCTGTCGATGGCCTCGGCCTGCTTCATCGCTGACGACCCCGAACAGGCCGACCGCTACGCCCGGTTGGCGCTGGTCTCGATGGGCTCCAACTCCTCCCACCGCACCTGGGACCGGCTGCGTCAGATGTACCGGCTCACCGCCGAGTACGCCGGCTACCCGAAGATCAACGAGCTGCGCGAGGAGATCAGGCTGGCACTGCCGAAGCCGAAGGGAAGGGGTGGCAACAGCACACGGGCATGAGGTTGTTATGAAGTCACCTTGGCGATGAGCACGCAGGCGTCGTCCTCGCGCTCGGTCTCACCGAACTCCTCCATGACCATCCGCACACAGTCCTGCGCGGTGCGCGCCCTTTCGAACCGGGGGGCCAGGTCCAGGAGACGGTTCACGGCAGCCGCGCTGTCACGCCCGGGCACCAGTCCGTCGGTGTGCAGCAGGAGCAGGTCGCCCGCTTCGAGGGTCTCCTCGGCCTGCGCGTAGACGGCTCGGGAGGTCGCGCCGAGGAGCACGCCGTCGGGGGAGTGCAGCCGGCGCCCCGTCCCGCCCCGGAACAGCAGCGGGGCGGGGTGCCCGGCCTGCGCCCATACGAGGGTGCGGGTCCGGGGACGGTAGCGGCAGCACACCGCGCTGCCGAGAGCCGGCTGCACGGTGGCGTCGAGCAGCTGGTTGAGCAGGGCCATCAGCCGGCCGGGCTGGGTGCCCGCCATCGCCATGCCGCGCACGGCGCCCAGGAGGGTGGCCATGCCGGAGGCCACGGCGACTCCGTGACCGGTGAGGTCGCCGACACTCAACAGAGTTTCCCCGTCGGCCAGTTCGAGTGCGTCGTACCAGTCGCCGCCGATCATGGTGCTCGACGACGACGGCAGATAATGGGCGGCCAGGTCCAGGGTC from Streptomyces sp. CC0208 carries:
- a CDS encoding aminoglycoside phosphotransferase family protein, translated to MYAASSSVSAPPRSPHLRPGGGPYLDPARPTAPVPGTGRARRVPGLGTQPLSGRLDLSGPQGAQLRTAIASVHRICPEFAPVQVLRRSGRSVLLVGTTGRSTAVAKCLLDHSPVWAERIRHEIAAYRSFVRHRPPVRVPRLIAADPDNCTLVIERMPGRVAALHRHPAEAPPRADIRAALGAVCRLNAWRPPAGTFDAPLDYAARISRYHELGLLTDRDMGDLQKLLHGIAHSASRQGMGQFCHGDALLSNILLSPAGPVLVDWEHAGWYLPGYDLATLWSVLGDAPVARRQISQIAQSAGPASRDAFLVNLMLVLTREIRTYETAVQRSMHDSTPAAPGAAHPGAAPSGEEQRLLLRRLHDDCQLARRAVRAAVGTR